The stretch of DNA aaagtccgtaccgctACGAGGTTGTGAGCAGCGAAGATTTTCTACAACCTCAAATGCATTAGCCCAtatcggcaccacaaaacctcggGTATTAGGTGAAATTTTATAGGGCCTTACATcccccccgcttaggatcattcggcctcgaatgagggtcaaagtcCACCATTAGAATCTAATGTGACCCTATTATTACTTCACACACAAGCAGTTCCAAATTTAGACTAACtctctaaatttccaaaaatttcgccagagtctcccttgtaattgggcctatccagcTACTAGAGAATCcaaaaaccagtcctaacaacataaccaCAATACAATGAAGTAAAGCAACATGGAAACAACACCGGCCCCAATGCCATAAACATTACATTACCAAGGAGGAGTATACTTAACATAAGTTGTACATGGGAAACATAATTTGTAGAAAGTTAGCTTCTAACATCATGGAcacaattacatagctattcaaataagttaagatacttcttcttcatctcttccttggcttcccaagtggcctcttcgacttgttggtttcgccataacacttttacGGAGGCAATATCTTTGTTTCTCAGCTTTCGAACTTTTCCAtaaagaatggcaactggaatctcttcatatatCAATTCCTCATCAACCTCTACAGTCTCAATCGGAACAATAAACgatggatctccaaccaccttcctcaacatggatacatgaaacaccgggtgcactacaGACATCACTAGAGGTAGTTCTAGCATGTAATCCACCTGATCAATcatctgaatgattttgtacggtccgacatacctcagactcaattttcctttcttaccaaatcgcattacccccttcatgggggaaactttcaagaatacccaatcatcctcttggaACTCTAAATTCGTATGACGtacatctgaataggacttctaATGACTCTGGGTAGTTTTCAACcattccttaatgatcttaaccttctccatagcctgatgtacgagatttggccctatcaactccgCCTCGCCAATCTCGAAACTCCCAAtgggtgatctacatctcctgtCATATAGAGCCTAgaacggcgccatctgaatgctagcatgataactattgttgtaggaaacTTCTATacgtggcaaatgatcatcccagctacccttgaagtcgagAACACAAGTG from Nicotiana tomentosiformis chromosome 11, ASM39032v3, whole genome shotgun sequence encodes:
- the LOC138901549 gene encoding uncharacterized protein, whose product is MRFGKKGKLSLRYVGPYKIIQMIDQVDYMLELPLVMSVVHPVFHVSMLRKVVGDPSFIVPIETVEVDEELIYEEIPVAILYGKVRKLRNKDIASVKVLWRNQQVEEATWEAKEEMKKKYLNLFE